In Burkholderia lata, the DNA window ATGCGCATGCCCTGCGGCCCCTCAGTGCGCGCCGCGCGGGCCGGAACCCGTGCGCGCGCCGATTTTTTGTTCGAGTCGCTCGACCCGCTTTTCGACCCGCGCGAGCGCATCGCGTGCGCGCGCCAGCTCGGCATCGAAGCCGCCGAGCGACGCGCGCCGGACGACTTGCGGGTTCTCGTCGAGCCAGTATTCGGCGACGGAATCGAGCACGTTGCGGCCGGTGCGTCGCGCGCGCGCACCGGCGTCGCGCACGACCGTCGCGATCCGGTACGCCGCCGCGTCGCCGACCAGCTTCGCGAGATCTTCTTCAGGTTCCCAGCGCAGGTGCTCGGCCAGCTTCGCGATCTGCGTCGCGAACTCCGCGTCGCCCTCGATCTTCACGTGCTTCATCACGGCCGCCTGGCCGCCCTGCAGGAACGCGGCGACGGTATCGCCGGCGAGCGCGATCGACACGTCGACCTGTTGCGCATCCTGCGCGTCGACGGCCGACAGATAGCCGTCGGGCTGCACCAGCAGCGTGAGCGTGACGGGTTGCACGTCGATCCGGGCAGTCTTGCCCGCATAGGGAATCAGGCGGTCGCGCGCCCACGATTCGCGGGCGAGCAGGTGATTGACAGCGGCAGCAAAAGGCTTGGCGGCAAAGGTCATCGGGCTGGGAAAGAAAAAACCCGCGCAGGCCGGGCGCCCACGCGGGTTTCTATTGTAACGTCGGATCGTCGGCAGACCGTGCCTGACCGCACACCCGGGCGGCAAGCGGTCGCAGTGCGGCGGCCGTTGCCCGGGTGCCGGCGGCGCGGGCCGCCGGTCACGCTCAGTGCGTGTTGATCTGCTGGATGCCCGCGAGCAGCCAGCCCTGACTGCCCGACTTCGACAGGTTCCACACCTCGTCGAACGGCGCAGCCGACGCATTCGCCGATTCGCGGATCAGGCCGTGGAAGCGCACGCTCGCCGACTGCTCGATGCCGCGATCCTCGATCGCGACCAGTTCCGCGTCGAGCTGCACGACGTCGGTCTGGTTCGACTCGTTGCCGCGCGAATCGAGGTCGATCTTGATCTCGGCGAACATTTCGGGCGTCGTGAACTCGCGGATGTCGGCCAGGTTGCCCTGGTCCCACGCGGCCTGCAGGCGCACGAAATAGACCTTTGAGCTGCGCAGGAACGCTTCGGTGTCGAAACCGGCCGGCACCTGGAGCGGTGCTGCCGCAGCAGCCGCTGCCGCGCCGGTGGCCGCGGCACCGCCGCCGAACACACCCTGCGCTTCGTTCGCGTAGCTGCTGCCGCTACCCGCATAGTTGCTGCCGGTGCCGCCCTGCTGGAACGACGGGCTTTGCGAGTAACCGCCCGACGACGACGCCGAACCGCCGACCGAGTATGCCGGCTCCTGCGGACGACGGCGGTTCATGAACTTGCGGATCAGCCAGATACCGACCGCCGCGAGCAGCGCGATCACGATGACGTTCGCCATCATGCTCGCAAATGCACCGCCCAGGCCGAAGTGCGACAGCAGCGCCGCGATACCGAGACCGGCCGCGAGGCCGGCGATCGGCCCGAGCCAGCGCGAGCGGTTGGGCTGCGCGGCCGGTGCGGGTGCGGCCGGATTCGCACGCTGCGCCTGCGACGGCGCGGCCTGCTGCATCGGCTGCTGCGCGGGCGGCGTGGCCTGGCGCTGCGTGACGGTGGAGTTCTGGCGGCCAATGCTGCGCCCGCCGCCCATGCGCTTGGCTTCGGCGTCGAGCGATGCGAACGTGCCGGCCGTGAGCAGGCCGACCATCAGCAACGTGCCGACCCGTCGAGCCCACGGCTTCGACGGCTTGCTACGGTTGAACAACGAACGCGATTCGAACATCAGTTTCTCCAGATGTAAGACAAATGTATGGAAAGAGCCCCTTAGTACTTGGCTCCCATGTGTAAAGCTACCACGCCACCTGACAAATTGTAATATTTGACGGCATCGAGGCCCGCTTGTTCCATCATCGTCTTCAGCGTGTCCTGATCGGGGTGCATCCGGATAGATTCAGCAAGATACCGATAACTTTCAGCATCTTTCGCGAACTTGTCGCCAAGCCACGGTAATACTTTGAAAGAATACAGATCGTACGCCTTTTTCAGCGGATCCCAGACTTTCGAGAATTCCAGCACCATCACGCGGCCGCCGGGCTTCGTCACACGGCGCATCTCGGCCAGAGCGGCATCCTTATGCGTCATGTTGCGCAGCCCGAACGCGACCGTGACCAGATCGAAGTAGTTGTCCGGAAAGGGAATTTTCTCCGCGTCGCACAGCAGCGACGGCGTCACGACACCCTTGTCGAGCAGCCGGTCGCGGCCGACGCGCAGCATCGATTCGTTGATGTCCGTGTGCCAGACCTCGCCCGTCGGCCCGGCCGCCTTCGCGAACGCCTTGGTCAGGTCGCCGGTGCCTGCCGCGAGGTCGAGTACCTTGAAGCCGGGGCGCACGTTCGCCTGCGCGATCGTGAACGCCTTCCACGCGCGGTGCATGCCCGCCGACATCAGGTCGTTCATCAGATCGTAGTTGCTCGCGACCGAATGGAACACACCCGCCACTTTCTTCGCTTTTTCGTTTTCCTCGACGCTTTCGAAGCCGAAGTGGGTTTTGCTCATCGCGTTGATCCTCAGTAAATGGCAAGACGGCGCCGAGCGGGCGCCGTCGAATTTCAGTGGCAGTGGCCGTGCGACGCGCTCGCCGCCTGCATCGGGGCGTCGCGCTCGACGCCCGCCGCCTTCAATTTGTCGAAATAGTCGCGCCATAGCGCGTCCTGCTGCGTGGCC includes these proteins:
- the ubiE gene encoding bifunctional demethylmenaquinone methyltransferase/2-methoxy-6-polyprenyl-1,4-benzoquinol methylase UbiE; translation: MSKTHFGFESVEENEKAKKVAGVFHSVASNYDLMNDLMSAGMHRAWKAFTIAQANVRPGFKVLDLAAGTGDLTKAFAKAAGPTGEVWHTDINESMLRVGRDRLLDKGVVTPSLLCDAEKIPFPDNYFDLVTVAFGLRNMTHKDAALAEMRRVTKPGGRVMVLEFSKVWDPLKKAYDLYSFKVLPWLGDKFAKDAESYRYLAESIRMHPDQDTLKTMMEQAGLDAVKYYNLSGGVVALHMGAKY
- a CDS encoding Tim44 domain-containing protein, with protein sequence MFESRSLFNRSKPSKPWARRVGTLLMVGLLTAGTFASLDAEAKRMGGGRSIGRQNSTVTQRQATPPAQQPMQQAAPSQAQRANPAAPAPAAQPNRSRWLGPIAGLAAGLGIAALLSHFGLGGAFASMMANVIVIALLAAVGIWLIRKFMNRRRPQEPAYSVGGSASSSGGYSQSPSFQQGGTGSNYAGSGSSYANEAQGVFGGGAAATGAAAAAAAAPLQVPAGFDTEAFLRSSKVYFVRLQAAWDQGNLADIREFTTPEMFAEIKIDLDSRGNESNQTDVVQLDAELVAIEDRGIEQSASVRFHGLIRESANASAAPFDEVWNLSKSGSQGWLLAGIQQINTH
- a CDS encoding ubiquinone biosynthesis accessory factor UbiJ; the protein is MTFAAKPFAAAVNHLLARESWARDRLIPYAGKTARIDVQPVTLTLLVQPDGYLSAVDAQDAQQVDVSIALAGDTVAAFLQGGQAAVMKHVKIEGDAEFATQIAKLAEHLRWEPEEDLAKLVGDAAAYRIATVVRDAGARARRTGRNVLDSVAEYWLDENPQVVRRASLGGFDAELARARDALARVEKRVERLEQKIGARTGSGPRGAH